A region of uncultured Carboxylicivirga sp. DNA encodes the following proteins:
- a CDS encoding TonB-dependent receptor encodes MKKICYLFFALFVLSQGILQAQTKLVKGLVVDEQGEALIGVSVYVKSTTNGTITNVDGRYLISNVAASDTLVYSYIGFKLKEIIVGSNTDIDVVMYADESELDEVQVVAFQKQKKESVIGSINTIKPAELKQPSSNLTNALAGRIAGVISYQRSGEPGADNAEFFIRGVTSFGYKNNPLILLDGFEISSSDLARIEPDNIASFSIMKDATATALYGARGANGVILVTTKEGQKGKAKVTARVETAFASPTMTNEFLGGVEYMEMYNKALRTRDPNALLTYSKEKIENTRNGVNPYVYPNVNWYNDLFNDYTMNTKANVNVNGGGEVVRYYLAVSYTNETGLLKVDNMSNFNNNIDIDRYNLRANIDIDLTKTTVASVKFYSLFDRHNGPSTSASDIFNSVMQANPVNFPKYYPKTEELSYLNHTLFGNKGNGNYANPYASMVQGYTDDFSSTILSQFKIEQDLAFITEGLSARGMASIKNYSSYGSTRNFDPYYYGVKTYDATSDQYDLYQITEGTDYLKAPVNYTDANSRVYFELASMYNRTFGVHGIGGLLVYTQEERLNTIADYTGNEIYASLPARNMGVAGRLTYSYDSRYFTEFNFGYNGSERFSENNRFGFFPSAGLAWAVSNEPFWQRIKPVVNQLKFKATYGKVGNDAIAAENERFLYLSSVNLDDSGRGYSWGYDFNNNYNGASINRYPNPNVTWEVADKFNVGIELGLFEKFTLQADYFTEYRSNIYMANEYVPASMGLSSDIQSNIGEAKSHGIDGSVDYQQFFSNGFWITGRANFTYATNEVVVNGEPEYPYDYMSRIGKPIDQMWGLVAERLFVDDQEVLNSPQQTYGNNYMAGDIKYVDINNDGKIDDLDMVPIGYPQTPEIVYGFGLSMGYKNFDFSFFFQGSARSSFYIDASAISPFVNERNALNVIAENHWSDTNPDPYAFWPRLSTEIVENNIQSSSWWIRNGAFMRLKSLEIGYSLPKKWLTPVKLKEARFYASGNNLLTFSKFKLWDPEMGGYGLGYPPQRLINIGVNLSF; translated from the coding sequence ATGAAAAAAATCTGTTATTTATTCTTTGCTCTATTTGTGCTTAGCCAGGGAATACTGCAAGCCCAGACTAAGCTTGTAAAGGGCCTGGTAGTTGATGAACAGGGAGAGGCATTAATAGGTGTCTCCGTTTATGTAAAAAGTACAACCAACGGTACAATCACTAATGTTGATGGTCGATATTTAATTTCAAATGTTGCTGCTTCAGATACATTGGTTTACTCTTATATAGGTTTCAAACTCAAAGAAATCATTGTTGGTAGTAATACTGATATTGATGTAGTAATGTATGCCGATGAATCAGAACTAGATGAGGTACAGGTTGTAGCGTTTCAGAAGCAGAAAAAGGAAAGTGTTATAGGCTCGATCAACACTATTAAACCGGCTGAATTAAAACAGCCATCAAGCAACCTTACAAATGCATTAGCCGGTCGTATCGCTGGGGTAATTTCATATCAACGTTCAGGTGAACCAGGTGCTGATAATGCGGAGTTCTTTATTCGGGGTGTTACTTCTTTCGGATACAAAAATAATCCATTAATTCTTTTGGATGGATTTGAAATTTCTTCCTCTGACTTGGCCCGTATTGAACCGGATAACATTGCCAGTTTCTCAATTATGAAAGATGCTACGGCTACTGCTTTATATGGAGCGCGTGGTGCTAATGGTGTTATTTTGGTAACAACCAAAGAAGGGCAGAAAGGTAAAGCAAAAGTTACAGCACGTGTTGAAACTGCTTTTGCATCACCTACTATGACCAATGAATTTTTAGGTGGTGTTGAATACATGGAAATGTACAACAAAGCACTTCGCACCCGTGATCCTAATGCATTACTAACCTATTCAAAAGAAAAGATTGAGAATACCCGAAATGGTGTTAATCCATATGTCTATCCCAATGTAAACTGGTATAATGACTTATTTAATGATTATACCATGAATACTAAAGCCAATGTCAATGTCAATGGTGGGGGTGAGGTTGTAAGGTATTATCTGGCAGTGTCGTATACCAACGAAACTGGTCTTTTGAAGGTTGATAATATGAGTAATTTCAATAATAATATTGATATTGACCGTTACAACCTAAGAGCTAATATTGATATTGATTTAACCAAAACAACGGTTGCATCGGTTAAATTTTACTCATTGTTCGATCGTCATAATGGTCCATCTACTTCTGCTTCTGATATTTTTAATTCGGTTATGCAGGCTAATCCGGTAAATTTTCCGAAGTATTATCCTAAAACAGAAGAGTTATCTTATTTGAATCATACTTTATTTGGTAATAAAGGGAATGGTAATTATGCGAATCCATATGCCAGCATGGTTCAGGGCTATACCGATGATTTTTCTTCAACGATTTTATCTCAATTTAAAATTGAACAGGATCTGGCATTTATAACGGAAGGACTTTCTGCACGAGGTATGGCATCCATAAAAAATTACAGTTCTTATGGAAGCACAAGAAATTTTGATCCATACTATTATGGTGTTAAAACATATGATGCAACAAGTGATCAATATGATTTATACCAGATTACTGAAGGTACCGATTATCTGAAAGCACCTGTTAATTATACTGATGCCAACAGTCGCGTATATTTTGAATTAGCGAGCATGTATAACCGAACCTTTGGTGTACATGGTATTGGTGGTTTACTGGTTTACACGCAGGAAGAGCGATTAAATACCATTGCAGATTATACCGGGAATGAGATTTATGCATCGCTTCCGGCACGTAATATGGGTGTAGCCGGAAGACTGACTTATTCATATGACAGTCGCTATTTTACTGAGTTCAACTTTGGATATAATGGTTCCGAACGTTTTTCGGAAAACAACCGCTTTGGTTTTTTCCCTTCGGCCGGATTGGCTTGGGCAGTCTCAAATGAACCTTTTTGGCAAAGGATTAAGCCGGTTGTTAATCAGTTAAAGTTTAAAGCTACTTACGGTAAAGTGGGAAATGATGCCATAGCGGCAGAGAATGAACGTTTTCTTTACTTGTCGAGTGTTAATCTGGATGATTCAGGAAGAGGTTATTCTTGGGGATATGATTTTAATAACAATTATAATGGTGCCAGTATTAACCGTTATCCCAATCCAAATGTTACCTGGGAAGTAGCAGACAAATTTAATGTTGGTATTGAACTTGGTTTGTTCGAAAAGTTTACACTTCAGGCAGACTACTTCACTGAATACAGGTCGAATATTTATATGGCTAATGAATATGTTCCGGCCTCAATGGGATTATCTTCAGATATTCAGTCAAATATAGGCGAAGCAAAATCACACGGGATTGATGGATCTGTTGATTACCAGCAATTTTTTAGCAATGGTTTTTGGATCACCGGTAGAGCCAATTTTACTTATGCAACCAATGAGGTTGTAGTTAACGGTGAACCTGAATATCCATATGATTATATGAGCAGGATAGGTAAACCCATCGATCAGATGTGGGGACTGGTTGCTGAGCGTTTGTTCGTTGATGATCAGGAAGTGTTGAATTCACCGCAGCAAACATATGGAAATAACTATATGGCAGGTGATATCAAGTATGTTGATATTAACAACGATGGAAAAATAGATGATCTGGATATGGTTCCTATCGGATATCCTCAAACACCCGAAATTGTATATGGATTCGGACTTTCGATGGGGTACAAAAACTTTGACTTTTCTTTCTTCTTTCAGGGATCTGCACGTTCATCCTTTTACATCGATGCCAGTGCAATATCTCCATTCGTAAATGAGCGTAATGCACTAAATGTAATAGCTGAGAATCATTGGTCTGATACAAATCCAGATCCATATGCATTTTGGCCCCGATTATCAACTGAAATTGTAGAAAACAACATTCAGTCTTCTTCTTGGTGGATACGTAACGGTGCTTTTATGCGATTAAAAAGTCTTGAGATTGGTTATTCCTTACCCAAGAAATGGTTGACTCCTGTAAAACTTAAAGAAGCAAGGTTTTATGCCAGTGGAAACAACCTCTTAACCTTTAGCAAATTCAAACTATGGGATCCAGAAATGGGTGGTTATGGATTAGGCTATCCTCCTCAAAGACTTATAAATATAGGTGTTAACCTGTCTTTTTAA
- a CDS encoding LuxR C-terminal-related transcriptional regulator — protein sequence MPKSYLYRILSGLILITLYPQIVEAYSYLPVVKCYTKDNYNAGRQNWDVDTDSYGILYFGNNSGLLRNIYGNWQLTATDNNDAIRSICIINDTIWTGGVTEYGYFVKNSPDDLKYHRLGNVEGGQIWEVVSFDNKVFFQTQGLILVYNKATKEISRITCDYGFFSIQVWNDNLWALMRNGGIGVLKGGQFSQVSRFEQLNNSEVRKVFVHNKSLYITMFDGKIWSYDGQDLVKVNISKEIEGNSFFTGYSYRDNSLLIGTISEGMVQIENQTGQIITKVNSSTDLIDNTVLAIGEDNNGNIWLGLDYGIAYVEMQNAIKPIFNRGATYSILEYDNSTFIATNKGFYQSVGNNSFELIENSEGQVWRIKLIDDRMFVCHNKGLFLWDGSSLKAQYLNDGVMDVERFHHSDMYLVSAYSGLWLAEYEKGKLNVIENLNIWGNPKLIDDQDNDCIWADSKWGSVMSLSLDSNNHLIRKDYPQMSNYFVGEDKLVFYNNESLFYFNSGNFQQASDVPLVNIKGSGISAMDFDRNLNYVGYVQNGIPNLLTNLRDGNYYSYEKILSSLKGSLIEGDEFIDLYNSEMRIATDRGVMTFNPESNTKSTPKSVSVISYIEVTQVGETLPEVYTYPYIVDQILLPAGNKQIAFHFGNNCVSTDLVESRYRLWPYDKDWSEWDSDLQIKEYTQLKGGQYKFTLQFRINGGNISEQSIGFDIDKYWYQTNWIIVPIILIFLMCILLTVRIMNRVNRYKLQKEQVRHKQVIAEKSISMKNDQLLQYTEVISRKNEFLLELKDGLAKMRNSESKQWENKILDEVNNEKKNFIFHKLFSEVHQDFIQRLTEKYPDLTANEIRTLSFVRINLGTKEIANLMNISSKSVDVSRYRIRKKMNLPHEVDLYQFIREL from the coding sequence GTGCCGAAATCTTACTTATATAGAATCCTATCAGGACTTATTTTAATTACACTATATCCTCAGATTGTTGAGGCATATAGTTATCTTCCTGTAGTAAAGTGTTATACTAAAGATAATTATAATGCGGGAAGACAAAACTGGGATGTTGATACTGATTCTTACGGTATTCTATACTTTGGAAATAATTCCGGTCTTTTACGAAATATTTACGGTAATTGGCAACTGACTGCAACTGATAATAATGATGCTATCAGAAGCATTTGTATTATAAATGATACTATTTGGACAGGTGGCGTAACCGAATACGGATACTTTGTTAAAAATTCTCCGGATGATTTGAAGTATCATCGTCTGGGTAATGTTGAAGGTGGTCAGATTTGGGAAGTTGTTAGCTTTGATAATAAAGTTTTTTTTCAGACACAAGGTTTAATTCTTGTTTATAATAAAGCTACCAAAGAAATTTCAAGAATAACATGCGACTATGGATTTTTTAGTATTCAGGTTTGGAATGATAACCTATGGGCTTTAATGCGTAATGGAGGTATAGGAGTACTAAAAGGTGGACAATTCTCTCAAGTAAGTCGTTTCGAACAACTAAATAACTCAGAAGTTCGCAAGGTTTTTGTTCATAATAAGAGTTTGTACATCACCATGTTTGATGGGAAAATATGGAGTTATGATGGACAAGATTTGGTTAAGGTTAACATTTCGAAAGAAATAGAAGGAAATTCGTTCTTTACGGGATATTCATACAGAGATAATAGTTTATTAATTGGAACCATTTCTGAAGGAATGGTGCAGATTGAGAATCAGACTGGACAAATAATTACAAAAGTTAATTCTTCCACTGATTTAATAGATAACACTGTTCTTGCTATTGGAGAAGATAACAACGGAAATATTTGGTTGGGACTGGATTATGGTATTGCCTATGTGGAGATGCAAAATGCAATTAAACCAATCTTTAACAGAGGGGCTACCTACTCAATTCTTGAATATGATAATAGCACATTTATAGCTACTAACAAAGGATTCTATCAATCAGTCGGTAATAATTCATTTGAATTAATAGAAAACAGTGAAGGTCAGGTATGGCGAATTAAATTAATTGATGATCGCATGTTTGTTTGTCATAACAAAGGACTTTTCTTATGGGATGGTTCCTCACTAAAAGCCCAGTATTTGAATGATGGAGTCATGGATGTAGAGCGATTTCATCATTCGGATATGTATTTGGTCTCAGCATATTCAGGCTTGTGGTTGGCAGAATATGAAAAAGGTAAATTAAATGTAATTGAGAATTTGAATATCTGGGGAAATCCCAAACTTATTGATGATCAGGATAATGATTGTATATGGGCTGATTCAAAATGGGGGAGTGTAATGTCTCTCAGCCTGGACTCAAATAATCATTTGATCAGAAAAGATTATCCGCAGATGAGTAACTATTTTGTGGGTGAAGACAAGCTGGTTTTTTATAATAATGAATCACTGTTTTATTTTAATAGTGGAAATTTCCAGCAGGCTTCGGATGTTCCATTAGTAAATATAAAGGGAAGTGGAATATCAGCTATGGATTTTGATAGAAATTTGAATTATGTGGGTTATGTCCAAAATGGTATTCCTAATCTTTTAACAAATTTACGCGATGGAAATTATTATTCTTATGAAAAAATATTAAGCTCCTTAAAAGGTAGTTTGATCGAAGGTGATGAATTTATTGATTTGTATAATAGTGAGATGCGTATTGCAACTGATAGAGGAGTGATGACATTCAATCCTGAATCAAATACAAAATCAACGCCTAAATCAGTTTCTGTAATATCATACATAGAAGTAACTCAAGTAGGTGAAACTTTACCTGAAGTCTATACTTATCCATATATAGTTGATCAAATTCTACTGCCAGCCGGAAACAAGCAAATTGCTTTTCATTTTGGTAATAACTGCGTTTCTACCGACTTGGTAGAATCAAGATATCGTTTATGGCCATACGATAAAGACTGGTCTGAATGGGATTCGGACCTACAAATAAAAGAGTATACTCAGCTTAAAGGTGGACAATATAAGTTTACTCTACAGTTTAGAATAAACGGCGGAAATATTAGTGAACAATCAATAGGATTCGATATAGATAAATATTGGTATCAAACCAACTGGATCATTGTACCTATAATTCTTATTTTTCTAATGTGTATACTCCTGACAGTTAGAATAATGAATAGAGTCAATCGCTATAAGTTGCAAAAAGAACAAGTCCGTCATAAACAGGTGATTGCTGAAAAATCAATTTCAATGAAAAATGATCAACTTCTTCAATATACAGAGGTTATTAGTCGTAAGAATGAATTTCTTTTGGAATTAAAAGACGGACTTGCGAAGATGAGAAATAGTGAGTCTAAGCAATGGGAAAATAAAATACTTGATGAGGTTAATAATGAGAAGAAGAATTTCATTTTTCATAAATTGTTCTCAGAGGTTCATCAGGATTTTATTCAGCGCTTAACCGAAAAGTATCCCGATTTAACTGCCAATGAAATAAGAACACTTTCATTTGTAAGAATTAACCTTGGAACCAAAGAAATTGCCAACCTTATGAATATCTCATCTAAAAGTGTTGATGTCAGCAGATATCGTATCCGAAAAAAGATGAATCTTCCCCATGAGGTAGATTTGTATCAATTTATTCGTGAATTGTAA
- a CDS encoding chemotaxis protein CheA: MDVNDLSKFKHLFIEEATNLLNSMESIILNLEENPSNIELIQEVFRVMHTIKGVSGMYGYDAISELTHQVENIFDLIRNGAIELNKDILDTTLNVVDHLFALLNDETLEDGSLVQRQNELINWCVQYTKSAKGKIFKKIAVESDSNIVTYNVILHTHQSVVDRRINLFYAIKDLAVIGEIKNISSLPVQDDEEERWSIFIVGEFSFDDIEEALMFVYEYCIIRKVADYDIFDDEQNEIVQQELQKEEEKHIAEAGTSPSPSQVTQKSPDIQTDKVIASIKQNINRISVDSEKLDYLMYLVSELITTSSQLNISSKVDSVASMLPHIQKIDRLSKLFRNNALDIRLIPIGDVVPKFNRLVRDVSQSLGKEVEFVTEGMETELDKSSIDMITEPLVHMIRNSLDHGIEQPEERLAQGKDSKGIIKLKASNSGNDIFIEVSDDGKGLDRKKIIQKAVEKGILENGEELSEEQVFNVICKSGFSTTDVVSSLSGRGVGMDVVKQKIAEMRGELDICSKPGQGTTFTIKLQQSIAILDTLLVRSGKMKFLLPLSDIEVCSQMPYLNVDKRIKFSTIDFEDELTPFVSLHNLFDIREEKPGMAKMVVIRKNNKRLAFFADEIIGQHQAVLKPMGELVKKHEEISAASVLGNGEIAFLLDTNSINQNLYKKGVI, translated from the coding sequence ATGGACGTTAACGATCTGTCAAAGTTTAAACATCTTTTTATTGAGGAAGCAACGAACCTGTTAAACTCGATGGAGAGTATTATTCTTAACCTTGAAGAGAATCCATCTAATATTGAATTGATTCAGGAGGTTTTTAGGGTAATGCATACTATAAAAGGTGTTAGCGGTATGTATGGCTATGATGCCATATCAGAATTAACTCATCAGGTTGAGAATATTTTTGATTTAATTAGAAATGGTGCAATCGAGCTAAATAAAGATATTTTAGATACTACTTTAAATGTTGTAGATCATCTTTTTGCCTTGCTTAATGATGAAACATTAGAGGATGGTTCTTTAGTACAAAGGCAGAATGAATTAATAAATTGGTGTGTTCAATATACGAAAAGCGCAAAAGGAAAAATATTCAAAAAAATAGCTGTAGAGTCCGATTCAAATATAGTGACATATAATGTTATTCTGCATACTCATCAAAGTGTTGTGGACCGCAGGATTAACTTATTTTATGCCATAAAGGATTTGGCTGTTATAGGCGAAATTAAAAATATCAGTTCTTTACCAGTGCAGGATGATGAGGAAGAGAGATGGAGTATTTTTATTGTTGGAGAGTTTTCATTTGATGATATTGAGGAGGCCTTAATGTTTGTATACGAATACTGTATCATAAGAAAGGTCGCAGACTATGATATTTTTGATGATGAACAAAACGAAATAGTTCAGCAAGAATTACAGAAAGAAGAAGAAAAGCATATTGCAGAGGCAGGTACAAGTCCATCTCCATCTCAGGTCACACAAAAGAGTCCGGATATTCAAACAGATAAGGTAATCGCCTCTATTAAGCAAAATATTAACAGAATATCGGTAGATTCTGAGAAGTTGGATTATTTAATGTATCTGGTTAGTGAGTTAATAACAACTTCTTCTCAGCTAAATATATCGAGTAAAGTTGATAGTGTTGCTTCAATGTTACCACATATTCAAAAAATAGATCGACTTTCCAAATTATTCAGAAATAATGCATTAGATATTCGGTTGATTCCTATAGGTGATGTAGTACCAAAATTTAACAGATTAGTGAGAGATGTTTCTCAATCGTTGGGTAAAGAGGTTGAATTTGTAACAGAAGGCATGGAAACCGAATTGGATAAAAGTTCAATTGATATGATAACAGAACCATTGGTACATATGATTCGTAATTCATTAGATCATGGAATTGAACAGCCTGAGGAACGCTTGGCTCAAGGGAAAGATTCGAAAGGTATCATAAAGTTAAAAGCCAGTAATTCTGGAAATGATATTTTTATTGAAGTTTCGGATGATGGAAAGGGATTGGACAGAAAAAAAATAATTCAAAAAGCCGTTGAAAAAGGTATTTTAGAGAACGGTGAAGAGTTGTCTGAGGAACAGGTTTTTAATGTTATTTGTAAATCGGGTTTTTCAACTACTGATGTTGTATCTTCTTTATCAGGAAGAGGTGTGGGAATGGATGTGGTGAAACAGAAAATTGCAGAAATGAGAGGTGAGCTTGATATATGCAGTAAACCTGGTCAAGGAACAACCTTTACAATAAAGCTTCAGCAATCAATTGCAATATTGGATACTCTTTTGGTTCGTTCCGGTAAGATGAAGTTTCTTCTTCCACTGTCTGACATTGAGGTCTGTTCTCAGATGCCATATTTAAATGTTGATAAAAGAATTAAGTTTTCAACTATTGATTTTGAAGATGAGCTGACTCCTTTTGTATCATTACATAATCTTTTCGATATAAGAGAGGAAAAACCTGGAATGGCTAAGATGGTAGTTATTAGAAAAAATAATAAACGACTAGCTTTCTTCGCTGATGAAATAATTGGTCAACATCAGGCAGTATTAAAACCAATGGGCGAGCTAGTTAAAAAACATGAAGAAATTTCAGCAGCAAGTGTTTTAGGTAATGGAGAAATAGCATTTCTTCTGGATACGAACTCAATTAACCAGAATTTATATAAGAAGGGGGTTATTTAA